CCGTTTCCTGAAAGGGCTTTTCCTGGGCGGCCTGGCCCTGACGGCGTATTTTTGGCTGAGCAAAGCGTTCCTGGACCTGCCCTTTAACGCTTACGCCGTGCTTAACTTCAACCCCATCGGGTTGGGCAGGCTGATCGGCCTGTTTGCCCTCCTTGCGGTGACCGGCAGGATGATGCCGTTTCCCGGCCCGCTGAGGCTTTCCCTGGCCGCCGCGGCAGGTGCTGCCGTGGTCCTGCTGAACGCCCGGGGACCGGCCCTGGCGCTGGTTGCCGCCCTGCTTTTCGGCTGCCTTCCGGCGGGCGGCAGGTTCCGGCCGCAGGCCTTCCTTGCTGTTATTTCGTTTTGCCTGGTTGCTTTCTATATTGTTTCCAATTACTGGTTTTCAACGGGTTTTCTGAGCGCAGGCGACAGCGGAAGGCTGCAGCTGTATCAGGCGGCCCTGAACGAATTCCTGCAAAACCCGCTGCTGGGCGCGGGCACCGGCTCCTTTGCCGGCCTTGCGCCTTTGCCCGGGGTTATGTACCCGCACAACCTGTTTCTGGAATCGGCGGTGGAAATGGGCCTGCCGGGACTGGGGCTGTCCTTGCTGCTGGCTTTTACCCCCCTGGCCCGCCTGATTACCCGGACAAAACGGTCGGAAGACATGGCTCTGG
The window above is part of the Pelotomaculum thermopropionicum SI genome. Proteins encoded here:
- a CDS encoding hypothetical protein (containing Wzy_C, O-Antigen Polymerase domain), whose protein sequence is MSTQKLPVEFVNKYILLAAAVSGAAVGVARVKWPLSLAGGFMALIAFLMAPEVLGFFIGGGLQLTGRTLELGLSGLHFLNTGSFLFPLYCLLLFLLLKKRAGTLIPLLKCWEAWAALGLGLLMLLRLPGSLFAEYGAQKLKYYLANNMVSFAGPVLATAVWDLAGLHRFLKGLFLGGLALTAYFWLSKAFLDLPFNAYAVLNFNPIGLGRLIGLFALLAVTGRMMPFPGPLRLSLAAAAGAAVVLLNARGPALALVAALLFGCLPAGGRFRPQAFLAVISFCLVAFYIVSNYWFSTGFLSAGDSGRLQLYQAALNEFLQNPLLGAGTGSFAGLAPLPGVMYPHNLFLESAVEMGLPGLGLSLLLAFTPLARLITRTKRSEDMALAGPLLVYCLVNAMISGDIPGNFPLWLSAGVAAALFMAEAEGRRCGC